gggttagggttagggttagggttattgctgttttttaaatcaaataaatgcagtcttggtgagcagaagatgcttctttaaaaaacataaaaaatctcaaacttttaaacagcagcaTAATTTTTACTTGCATTGAACTCAACAACTTTTTCTGCgaatttaatacataaatgcaCAGGGCAAAGAAATctgagcaaaaataaaagaaacaccaCTCGTTACTGCGCTTCATGTTATTACACCACCCACTGAAGAGAATTCCATGTCACAAACAAGCCTTTCCTATTTGTTGTCTCTTCTGAGTTTCTATGGTTACATGGGAAAATGTATCTAAGAATAtcgtcagagagagagagagagagggagagagggctcCTTTCATGCCTGCTCTGATGAGGGGAAAAACTCTGACGTGAATTTTCCTACCTTTCTGCAGGCTGATTTCAGCAGTGAGGTTCTCCTCGATGAGTTTGTATTTTTCAATTTTGCTGTCCAAAACTGTGATGTTTTCCTTCAGAATAGCCTACAGAGAAACAGAAGCTAAATTAAGCACAAGTTCATAACCGGGGTGAGGTTCGGCTGTGGATGTTCGCACTAAGACATTAAGGTGTGGCTGTCAGATCTCACGGGTGTGTGAGTGGACGCCACCACCTCCAAAGGTCAAAAACAAGGCCACAAAAATCAAGCAAAAACCTCTCTGAATACAATTTAACACCCACGTTTTGGCAGAAACACAACAACCCTAGGAACAATGTGAAGATTatcaggaaagtgttttttttttgttgttctccaGGAAGAGCTGGGATTGATATCCTGCCCCCTCAGGATACGTGTTTAACGTTTTGATCATTTGATTTGGCATATATTTGCATAACTCTACAGATTTGACTTAACCTGAGCTGTTCTCTACTTCCCGTTGGGGCtcattttgtaaaacaaaacagtttcaTATCTGagtttcaactaaaataaaacttaaactttttttttttttttaaatctacatgTCACTACTGAGGTTAAGGCTAGAAGTAACCCAAACAAGAAGATAAACTCACGTTTTCTTGCATGCTGTCATTCAAAGAGATGGTCAGAGACTGTATTTGCTCCTTGTACTGGTCGATTTGCTTCTGCAAAGTAGTCTGGTTCCTCCATCCCTGTCTCACCAGTTCCTCAAGAGCTTTTCGGTCTTTGGTCCACACGATTTTTGCCCCTTCATGTCTCTCCCTGAGGTCTTGCATCTCCGTCCGACACTGACTGGCTCCTTTCATCTCAGGCGAGGTGGCCCATACCACAATAATGATAAGAGAGATGATGGACCACAGGGCCAGGCAGGCGATCACAATGTTTCGTGTAGTCTGAGAAGACTTGGAGCTGGTCATCTTGAGGCACGC
This DNA window, taken from Cyprinus carpio isolate SPL01 chromosome B11, ASM1834038v1, whole genome shotgun sequence, encodes the following:
- the si:ch211-1a19.3 gene encoding uncharacterized protein si:ch211-1a19.3, with protein sequence MTSSKSSQTTRNIVIACLALWSIISLIIIVVWATSPEMKGASQCRTEMQDLRERHEGAKIVWTKDRKALEELVRQGWRNQTTLQKQIDQYKEQIQSLTISLNDSMQENAILKENITVLDSKIEKYKLIEENLTAEISLQKDQIEALEHNLTLKAQELESCEALHLASKQLQTAAEKQKQACETTKRYLQKQLTKCKTVDHSEHELEYHLDLTDSGGQGITTSSVTLAVIVCLSLLLVS